The following proteins are co-located in the Nomia melanderi isolate GNS246 chromosome 1, iyNomMela1, whole genome shotgun sequence genome:
- the CPR17 gene encoding cuticular protein 17, producing MRTLILLVLVAAAHCQEYFRQPEKIVTENRDLGDNRGHYSFTYETEGGIVQSETGSRKYAGTPEETQLIQGSVQYNAPDGTPIAISWTADEFGTQVAGTHVPTPPPIPPAIQKALEWIAKQPSTPEPQETAKDSPSQQNAVPTGNNRQFKSLRPNQRN from the exons ATGCGTACTCTG ATATTACTCGTGCTGGTCGCAGCAGCGCATTGCCAAGAATACTTCCGCCAGCCCGAGAAAATCGTCACTGAAAATAGGGACCTGGGCGATAACCGTGGCCATTATTCGTTCACATACGAAACGGAGGGCGGCATCGTGCAAAGTGAAACCGGCAGCCGGAAGTACGCTGGTACGCCGGAAGAGACGCAGCTGATCCAGGGCTCGGTGCAGTACAATGCCCCAGATGGTACACCGATCGCGATCAGCTGGACCGCGGACGAGTTCGGCACTCAAGTGGCCGGCACTCACGTGCCGACACCGCCGCCTATACCGCCGGCCATTCAAAAGGCCCTCGAATGGATTGCGAAACAACCGTCCACCCCCGAGCCCCAGGAAACTGCCAAAGACTCGCCCAGCCAACAGAACGCTGTCCCAACGGGCAACAACAGGCAGTTCAAATCACTACGGCCGAACCAACGAAACTGA
- the CPR18 gene encoding cuticular protein 18, protein MARLVIVLCAVVAAASAAPLLSVETPIPILRQSAEGPNPDGSYSYNYETANGIQAQEVGYLRYPGTTAEAQEAQGAYSYTAPNGELVQVSYVANENGFQPQGSHIPPIPPQILRALEYIAAHPEENNIDAQ, encoded by the exons ATGGCCCGATTG GTAATCGTCTTATGCGCCGTTGTCGCCGCAGCGTCCGCTGCTCCTTTGCTGTCGGTGGAGACACCGATTCCAATTCTAAGACAAAGCGCCGAGGGCCCGAATCCGGATGGAAGCTACAGCTACAACTATGAGACAGCGAACGGCATTCAAGCTCAGGAGGTCGGCTACCTCCGATACCCCGGCACTACTGCTGAGGCTCAGGAAGCACAGGGCGCCTACAGCTACACAGCGCCGAACGGCGAGCTCGTCCAAGTGAGCTACGTGGCTAACGAAAACGGATTCCAACCCCAGGGTAGTCACATCCCCCCCATACCACCGCAGATTCTCAGGGCTCTCGAGTACATCGCCGCTCACCCCGAGGAGAACAACATCGATGCTCAGTGA